In Ooceraea biroi isolate clonal line C1 chromosome 14, Obir_v5.4, whole genome shotgun sequence, the genomic window CGATGTGAAGGTGGCGTCACAGATCTATCCTGCTGCACAGCAGTAGAGACATttgtgagaaataaagaaactcatccaaaaatacaataataatcaaataaaatcaaatacaataatttcataattatcaaTTGTATTAACGATGCATTATTGAAGTTGAAGGAATTGGGAAATTCGAAAGAAATTAGAGATTTATCGGTAAATGTCAAATGTAGCTTACCAAGTATGGTGGTGCCGAAACGCTCAGGGGATGTGGTGCCTGCAGCCTCCTGGGCGTCTCGAAGCCAGGATTAAACGGCACGAAAGCTGGATTCTGCGCGGGAGCGTTGTGGAAACCCGGTCGTCTCTTCCGATGTGGCGTTACGACGTACGCTTCCGCGGCCGGGATCGGTATTTCTTCGGGTTTCCTCTTGGGTTCTAAGCCTAACACCAGCTGTGCTGCCAGCCTCCTCCTTTCTTCAGTTTCCTCGAACGATTCCCGCCTCTCGAGTAACTGCTTTTCGGACCTGTGATGAGCAATTCGAATAAAAGTTTGTTCTAATTTTCATCAATGTACATGCTAGTGCCATAAAGATGAAGTTTGTCGTAACGATAAATCGCGTTGGGTCTTGCCTCACCTGTGTATATCGTGCGAACTTTCGTTCGTGTTGGAAGTGCCGGAATTGAGACTCAGATTAACAGGATCAGAGCTATCCCTCCGTCTGGGTGCTTCTATGCTGCTTTCCCTGTTTCCTGTAAGAAGATTCTCGCCTTCCACGCCTTCCACATCCACTTCCGTCTCCTCTTCACAGCCCTCCGTCTTGATGAGGACCGAGCAACAGTCCGCGGGATTATTCGACTGCCTGaataaagttttgaaaatattaccTGCATGTAGCCAGAAACTTTGTAGTTTTttgaaacaattaaaacgttcgtgcataaaaatcaattttcctCTAACTTTAAAATTCTCGCAATATCAGCAAGAAACAATGATTTGAAAtaggaatatttattatactcacgtaaaattataatttacgaacCTGCTATCATATTGAGACTCATAACTGGAACTCTCCTGACCTTCCGAGGGTTGGGGAGTTGATATCCTTTCAAAGTCAGAATTACTAGAAGTTTGAGGTTGATTGGGCTCGAATAGCTCCGACTTAATCTGAAGAAGCTCGAAGAGTTCCCTCAACGGCGTGAGCTCCGTTGACTAAACAaaacatttcattaaaatttcacttaattttctcgatattcaagatattttctgcgtgttataatattatgctaCATATGAATTTTTTGCTTCAAAGATTCTACTGATAAGAGTGTGCTTCGGGATCATACCGGTATCAATGCTTCTCCGTTGTACAAGAACTCCAACAAGTGATTCAGTTGAGTCCTTCGGACCCCGGACAGGTGAACCACGTGGTCCAGGGCAGGATTCCGAAGTAGACTAGCTAAAAGGGGACTGGCTGCTGCCAAAACGACGCGATGGGCCTTCACAACGGACCCATCATCGCATGCCAGGGTCACGTCCACGTGACGGTCCCCGCTGTACCAGGCCCCGACCTCTGCGGCCAAGGTCGCTGGATGTTTCCCATAGTGGAGCGTCAGGAGACCGTCAGTATACATCGTCTGAAACAAGAATAAGGAAGTCATTTATTTGGCAACTCAAGTATCATTTCAAGAGCTTGATCAGATACATTATTCTTGGGAAGAAAAGATAAGAAacgacaaataaataaattcctgTACGGTAGCACacacaattttataaacactTTTTACtgcataaatttcattttcgtaTTATTCAGTGAATtttaattgaagaattttaatttattataattaaagaatataattaaagaattgTAATTTATGATCAAATAgccagaaatatatatttttagaacttatgtatatttataacaaggttaaaatgtataataaactaGTAATAGTAATGACaagactttttaataaaattaagaaaataaaatcataattgtAAGCAAACTTGTgcgataaaagaatttatacCGCGTCCTTAACCCAATAAGTACTCCTGTCGCCTTGCGTGTCGGAAAGACAGCTTCGTTACATTAATTTCCTCCTTTTCATGTCTTGACTCTCTTAGAGACGGCGGAAGAGACTGACGTGTCACAAGATCATGTTTCTCACGTTTCTCTTACATCTACGCAACTCTCGGTTGACCACGTCAAACATGTTTAATCGTGTAGTATGCCAATTATCCAGTTACTAAATTCCTCTCTCATTTATTTTACCTTCAGATGTATTTCACACATTTATATCCAATTTGCAATTACtccaaaatttaaaaaatttaagaacGTTCAAAGTTTAAGAAAATGtagagattaaaaaatttctctccttttccatCAAAAAACATTTTCCTGTGAGATTTCCTTCATGGCATTTCTATAAATCGACTAACAGTTATAGTATTACACAATAAGCGCGTCGAATAGAACTcgagtatctctctctcttgtattTTCGCTTTacgtaattaaacaaaatggcaattatgtaataaaccaAACCAAACCAAAAGATACATTATATGATTGGATTTCTTAAAACAAAGTGATTTACGGATCTATCCGATATTATAGGAAATTTCTCCCCTTCCGTTAAGAGAAACTAACTGTTTTGCCGCAGAATCCGGTTCGCTTGATCATCTCTTTACTAAATATCAATCAGTCAACATCTCGGAGAGAATTAATGGATTACGATATAATCCTTTAACAGTAATTATAAAACGTTTGAtagaatattaaatgaaaaaatatcttattcatCCATGTCGTCTAAGTTGTACAACGCAGCCACGGCTAACATAAGAATCGAGAATTAAGGATCGATCGAGCGTACATTCGATTTCTCAAAGGAAATCAAGAGAAAGTTCAGTTCATACgttttcaaacatttaaagtataaatattgtgaaatcCATGCCGAATGTCGAAAAGTTTAACAATATTGTGGAAAATATCTTCgactgaaaatataatatttttaatattttattttttaattttttaaatatttttatgtatataatagttccatttcaatataattataatataataaattttataatattctcgtggaagtgatatttcagaatgtaattgtgtatttcatgcttttatattaatttaatattacgaaGGACTcgatcaaaattataaaaaattaattttctgttaTAGTTTGCGTGTGAGGGAAAGGCAGACGATAAACATGTATGTAAATGTACAAATCACGTGGAGCGGCAAAGTAACATCGCGTAATCGCGATTTAGGAGCATCTCACATTCGCTGCCATGACCTTCGATCGATAGTCCGATCGAATTCGAAAGGGAAGACCTTGGGTAAGAGTCACGAAGAAGGCGCCAAAACCATCGCCGAATTCTAAATCGTCGAAAGTAGCGTGACGGGTTTCCGTTAAATTCGACATCATGCATATGAGTTCACGGCTGGGGCCGCTTATTACATACTGTTTATTCATTCTTAGATAACTTCATCATAATGAATTCCTTTCATATTTGACGTCGCACAGCATCGTCCGTTACGTAACTGGAAAATTTACAGCGCTATGTCCGCGCTTGCATAAGGATATCATTCCGAGCCTTGTGCGAGGCAGATCGGCAATGAAGAAACGGCATATCGCGCGTTTCAATCATACGGCGATCCGTTCGGCATTACGAAACCAACGCGGTAAACAGGAAGCGAAAGATTTGTAAGGAAAAGGCGTATCAAGATCATATTCCATTTTGCGCCCGAGATACGCCACACGCATCGGCTTCTCCTCTTCGGCAAGCCGCGCGTAATTAAACGGAAGGATATGAGTATCATAACGTGCGCTTTTTGCATCGATTGACGATCGCATCATCTTCCGCCCAAGGAGACGCGCCAGAGACGGGAGATAATTATCCTCGCGGAGAAAAGCGACGGAAGAGGAGCGATTTGACGGGATCTGAAAAAAGAAGGCGTGTCCTTCGGTGGGAGGGACAAGAGTCACGGCAACGTCCAGTCGTGCTGAGGCTCACTCGCATGCGTAATGCTTTCTCATCGGCGCGAAACTGAGAAAATCGCTAAATAAGGAAATCATTGCTGGACATCGCCGCTGCAGACGTTGCTGCTACTCGCGCCGCCGCGCCGACGGCGTCGCCGCTGCTACCGCGGCagtggctgctgctgctaccgCTGCTGCTACTGCTAGTGGTAATGCTAGCTAGTAAGCACCGACTGAAGTTCAGGGTCAATCCGTACCGGCCGGTTGGTCGGATTACGTTCGCGCTTACGCGCTcgccttcctctttcttcttctattTAGGCCTGAAAGAGTTGCCGGGCAGGGTCTTGCGCTACGCGTCGCTAATGCAACGTAACGAATGAGTAGACGTAACGTTCCTCGGTCAGATGGCACAGAAAAATTGCGAAACAACACGCGCTCCCGTGTCGATGCTCTGGAAGTTTGTCACGTTTGAGTTTAGATTCCAATGCCGAAAATGCGCAACATCAGTCCTTGCCCGAGGCGACAGGAGCCGACAATCGGAAGGATTTTCTCAGGAAAACTGTGGTCATTGTGCCTGCTCAGTCCTTGACCCATGGCCAATCGTGCTCCTCGTTTCTCGCATCGAAAGGAGATGCCAAATCAGGAGGACCAATCAGGAGAAGCTAACTCTTTCTTTCGTCATCTGCACCTCTACCTGCCGTTTCACCGGCATTGTCCGCATCCCGCCTTATTCTTCGTCCAATCATTCCGTCCGGTGGGAACCTGAATATGACCAGAACGCATACGGGACAGAGTAGAAGGCGGAGTTGCGCTTTTACCGGCCAAGCCGCGTCTCGCTCTCTCCATTCTCCGATTGTGCTGTGCTCTGCATCGAGAACAACGACTACTTCCAAACCGAGAAGCTCGAGATACTCGGTGTCGGTAAAATACACGCCTTAACGTCGGTTGATGCTCAATTCGAAATACCACGAGCGGGATATTACGAAATTCCGGtgctcttcctttctctcgaaTAGTGAAGTTCACAGTAAAGAGATCCAGAGTGCACAAAGcgcatttcaaataaatcaTTGTAAACAACTGACTGTTCGTGACGTCATTTTTCAGATGCATCGTTGCTCTATAACACAATAAAAACTTCACCACAaagctataaataaaaaatacaaaattgcatatttttattcgaaactAGGACTAAAAATGTGGAATTCAGCAATAATTCTttacttaaggggggagcctgctttagaacgttgaaaataaggtataattttacgaatttttttggagaaactatacaacggattattataaaactttgatgcatttattagtacatgtttagagataaaaaaaattattttttgatttgaatatatcgcctgtagaggtcgtcctggaggcattgtaaattggtgagcattctcctgcctccaaatttcatccaaactgaaaaattgaaatattttctcgttatttatgaattcccatcgtcgatgaacctttactattcataaaaacattaaattaaacaattatttttgcatgaaaaagttcaacaactttgcctaaaaatcgtacttttgtgttctaagctccaccattttggcacttttcaacttttttcttctctctttggttcatcgacgatgggaattcataaataacgagaacatatttcaatttttcagtttagacgaaatttggaggcaggagaatgctcagcaatttgcaatgccggcgacgcggctgcactaagatttctccaggacgacctctacgagcgatatattcaaataaaaaaataatttttttatctttaaacatgtactaataaatgcatcaaagttttataatgatccgctgtatagtttctccaaaaacaattcgtaaaatataccttattttcagcgttctaaagcaggctccccccttaagagaAACTTAATAAGATCGCCTTATTAGAAGGCTTCCTGAAGCATCAGGCTGCACACAGGCatcctttttaaaatttacccAGTAATCACTTTCTAACAGTCATTCAC contains:
- the LOC105286345 gene encoding transcription factor Ken 2 isoform X2 is translated as MTSLFLFQTMYTDGLLTLHYGKHPATLAAEVGAWYSGDRHVDVTLACDDGSVVKAHRVVLAAASPLLASLLRNPALDHVVHLSGVRRTQLNHLLEFLYNGEALIPSTELTPLRELFELLQIKSELFEPNQPQTSSNSDFERISTPQPSEGQESSSYESQYDSRQSNNPADCCSVLIKTEGCEEETEVDVEGVEGENLLTGNRESSIEAPRRRDSSDPVNLSLNSGTSNTNESSHDIHRSEKQLLERRESFEETEERRRLAAQLVLGLEPKRKPEEIPIPAAEAYVVTPHRKRRPGFHNAPAQNPAFVPFNPGFETPRRLQAPHPLSVSAPPYLDRSVTPPSHRPPSADPASAAALEPPWGTWNLPPARVLPPPPSTDEAPKSTPVREYRCSYCGKQFGMSWNLKTHLRVHTGEKPFGCRLCTAMFKQKAHLLKHLCSVHRAAIATADNTFSCCFCSSSNFVNLQDLIRHLSGPHNNMLLSRNMHRNINLE
- the LOC105286345 gene encoding transcription factor Ken 2 isoform X1, whose product is MTSLFLFQTMYTDGLLTLHYGKHPATLAAEVGAWYSGDRHVDVTLACDDGSVVKAHRVVLAAASPLLASLLRNPALDHVVHLSGVRRTQLNHLLEFLYNGEALIPSTELTPLRELFELLQIKSELFEPNQPQTSSNSDFERISTPQPSEGQESSSYESQYDSRQSNNPADCCSVLIKTEGCEEETEVDVEGVEGENLLTGNRESSIEAPRRRDSSDPVNLSLNSGTSNTNESSHDIHRSEKQLLERRESFEETEERRRLAAQLVLGLEPKRKPEEIPIPAAEAYVVTPHRKRRPGFHNAPAQNPAFVPFNPGFETPRRLQAPHPLSVSAPPYLQDRSVTPPSHRPPSADPASAAALEPPWGTWNLPPARVLPPPPSTDEAPKSTPVREYRCSYCGKQFGMSWNLKTHLRVHTGEKPFGCRLCTAMFKQKAHLLKHLCSVHRAAIATADNTFSCCFCSSSNFVNLQDLIRHLSGPHNNMLLSRNMHRNINLE
- the LOC105286345 gene encoding transcription factor Ken 2 isoform X3, with the protein product MYTDGLLTLHYGKHPATLAAEVGAWYSGDRHVDVTLACDDGSVVKAHRVVLAAASPLLASLLRNPALDHVVHLSGVRRTQLNHLLEFLYNGEALIPSTELTPLRELFELLQIKSELFEPNQPQTSSNSDFERISTPQPSEGQESSSYESQYDSRQSNNPADCCSVLIKTEGCEEETEVDVEGVEGENLLTGNRESSIEAPRRRDSSDPVNLSLNSGTSNTNESSHDIHRSEKQLLERRESFEETEERRRLAAQLVLGLEPKRKPEEIPIPAAEAYVVTPHRKRRPGFHNAPAQNPAFVPFNPGFETPRRLQAPHPLSVSAPPYLQDRSVTPPSHRPPSADPASAAALEPPWGTWNLPPARVLPPPPSTDEAPKSTPVREYRCSYCGKQFGMSWNLKTHLRVHTGEKPFGCRLCTAMFKQKAHLLKHLCSVHRAAIATADNTFSCCFCSSSNFVNLQDLIRHLSGPHNNMLLSRNMHRNINLE